A genomic window from Yoonia rosea includes:
- a CDS encoding TetR/AcrR family transcriptional regulator: MATKTEIRRQELRDKLILIAERTIAQNGLSALRARDLAAEAGCAVGAIYNVFGDLTDLTLAVNARTFHRLGADVAEALAAAPEDPVEQLVVMAQAYHHFAASNHLSWRALFDVERPAGEAAPDWYLSEMGQLFTYISDPLAVIFPERGAEELGLLTRALFSSVHGIVLLGLDEASAGVSTDKIDHMIALVLRQFTASRK; this comes from the coding sequence ATGGCAACGAAAACCGAAATCCGCAGACAGGAACTCCGCGACAAGCTGATCCTCATTGCCGAACGGACCATCGCGCAAAATGGCCTGTCCGCCCTGCGTGCCCGTGATCTCGCGGCCGAAGCAGGCTGCGCTGTGGGGGCGATCTACAACGTCTTTGGTGACCTCACGGACCTGACACTCGCCGTCAATGCCCGCACCTTTCACCGCCTTGGTGCGGATGTGGCCGAAGCCTTGGCCGCGGCCCCCGAGGACCCTGTCGAGCAACTGGTCGTCATGGCGCAGGCCTATCACCACTTTGCAGCAAGCAATCACTTAAGCTGGCGCGCGCTCTTTGATGTCGAACGCCCTGCGGGTGAAGCAGCACCCGATTGGTACCTTTCCGAAATGGGGCAGCTTTTCACCTATATCTCTGATCCGCTTGCTGTGATCTTTCCCGAACGGGGGGCTGAGGAACTTGGGCTCTTGACCCGCGCGCTCTTCTCCTCGGTCCATGGGATCGTGCTCTTGGGGCTGGACGAGGCAAGCGCAGGTGTGTCGACCGACAAAATCGACCACATGATCGCCCTTGTTCTACGGCAATTCACAGCGTCCCGAAAATAA
- a CDS encoding PspA/IM30 family protein, giving the protein MFKTLATLINGQNARAEDRVRDAFAIELIDQKIRESEASLRAAKATLASLIQRQRSEEKQHAGLKNRINDLTKRAKEALDNDREDLATEAARAIANMENELAVRSETLDRLDQKVVRLRTSIESGHRRIIDLKQGAIQARAVRREQNIQMQMTKTGVQNGSVEEAEELIARVLGRDDPFERSEILADINRDLEGGNLTDRMADAGFGNATRATADDVLARLKSSKK; this is encoded by the coding sequence ATGTTCAAGACACTTGCCACACTCATCAACGGCCAGAACGCCCGCGCCGAGGATCGCGTCCGTGATGCCTTTGCGATCGAGCTGATCGACCAGAAAATTCGCGAAAGCGAGGCCAGCCTGCGCGCAGCCAAAGCGACGCTTGCAAGCCTGATCCAGCGCCAGCGATCCGAGGAAAAGCAACACGCCGGCCTGAAAAACCGCATCAATGACCTGACCAAACGCGCCAAGGAAGCATTGGACAATGACCGCGAAGATCTGGCCACCGAGGCCGCCCGCGCGATTGCCAATATGGAAAACGAATTGGCCGTGCGCAGCGAAACCCTTGATCGTCTGGATCAAAAGGTGGTCCGCCTGCGCACCTCGATCGAAAGCGGGCACCGCCGGATCATCGACCTCAAGCAAGGGGCTATTCAGGCCCGCGCGGTCCGCCGCGAGCAAAACATCCAGATGCAGATGACGAAAACAGGCGTGCAGAATGGCAGCGTGGAAGAGGCCGAAGAACTGATCGCCCGCGTTTTGGGCCGCGACGACCCCTTCGAGCGCAGCGAAATCCTTGCCGACATCAACCGCGACCTTGAAGGCGGCAATCTGACGGACCGCATGGCCGACGCAGGTTTCGGCAATGCCACCCGCGCCACAGCCGATGATGTGCTCGCGCGCCTCAAATCATCCAAGAAGTAA